From the Vibrio vulnificus CMCP6 genome, one window contains:
- a CDS encoding PilZ domain-containing protein has protein sequence MQNHDDQKRKYYRLKYPVKALPRVRINGNVYHVNEVSEGGLRVTLSSIHQFHQGLMIRGTLQLLNCVLAIEGRILRFDQDEVVLKLSKGPSFKHMAAEQRYLLQHFPTHIHMLRRAAANQVA, from the coding sequence ATGCAAAATCATGACGATCAAAAGCGAAAGTATTACCGCTTAAAATATCCTGTGAAGGCACTACCACGTGTCCGTATCAACGGTAATGTGTACCACGTGAATGAAGTTTCCGAAGGGGGCTTACGGGTCACACTCTCTAGCATCCACCAATTTCATCAGGGTCTGATGATTCGGGGAACGTTGCAGCTGCTCAACTGTGTGTTGGCTATCGAAGGGCGTATTTTGCGTTTCGATCAAGATGAAGTGGTGTTAAAGCTCTCTAAAGGCCCGAGTTTCAAGCATATGGCTGCAGAGCAACGTTATCTCTTGCAGCATTTTCCGACTCATATACATATGCTGCGCCGAGCCGCGGCCAATCAAGTCGCGTGA
- a CDS encoding STAS/SEC14 domain-containing protein, protein MNNQRHGITFGIERIGSQTILVFKATGTLTHQDYQAIVPVLEAALAGINRQQMNMLADISEFSGWEPRAAWDDFQLGLKIGFNVNKVAVYGDKNWQELAAKVGSWFISGEMKSFSDYDSAITWLAD, encoded by the coding sequence GTGAATAATCAACGTCACGGCATCACGTTTGGCATTGAGCGTATTGGCTCACAAACCATATTGGTTTTTAAAGCAACAGGCACACTCACCCATCAAGATTATCAAGCGATCGTTCCAGTTCTGGAAGCCGCCCTTGCGGGCATCAATCGACAACAGATGAATATGCTCGCAGACATTAGCGAGTTTTCAGGCTGGGAGCCTAGAGCGGCCTGGGATGACTTCCAACTGGGTCTCAAAATCGGCTTCAACGTCAATAAAGTTGCTGTTTATGGCGACAAAAATTGGCAAGAACTCGCAGCCAAAGTTGGCAGCTGGTTTATTTCTGGCGAGATGAAATCATTTAGCGATTATGACTCGGCAATCACATGGTTGGCGGATTAA
- a CDS encoding aromatic amino acid transport family protein — protein MKESRETLNFSDTLPTKTWTKHDTHWVLSLFGTAVGAGILFLPINLGIGGFWPLVLLALLAFPMTFWGHRALARFVLSSKQADADFTDVVEEHFGAKAGRLISLLYFLSIFPILLIYGVGITNTVDSFMVNQAGMESLPRVLLSGVLVFSLIAIMLGGEKLMLRAFAAMVYPLATILAFLSLYLIPSWQLPSLALPSAGDFLQTVWLAVPVVIFSFSHAAAISSFVGVQKRHYGEQANGKSEQILQRTSIMLIAFVLLFVFSCVLSLSPEQLAQAKAQNVSVLSYLANATENPFIATFGPLVAFIAITSSFLGHFLGARESLNGLLTKHTSMPIQRADKMTIVSLFISIWIAAVINPSILGMMETLSGPVIAMILFIMPVYAIYRVDSLKIYRGKATTVFVLLTGLLAVSALLFAIV, from the coding sequence GTGAAAGAATCTCGAGAAACGTTAAATTTTAGTGACACGCTGCCCACTAAAACTTGGACAAAACACGACACTCATTGGGTATTGAGTTTATTTGGCACCGCCGTGGGGGCTGGCATTCTCTTTCTGCCTATCAACCTAGGAATCGGCGGCTTTTGGCCTTTGGTACTGTTAGCGCTTTTGGCGTTTCCCATGACATTTTGGGGTCATCGTGCACTTGCGCGGTTTGTGCTCTCGTCAAAACAAGCCGATGCGGACTTTACCGATGTCGTCGAGGAGCACTTTGGAGCGAAAGCAGGTCGTCTGATTTCCTTGCTCTATTTCTTGTCGATATTCCCCATTCTGCTCATTTATGGCGTGGGCATCACCAACACGGTTGACAGCTTTATGGTCAATCAAGCGGGAATGGAGTCATTACCTCGAGTGCTGCTGTCTGGTGTTTTGGTTTTCAGCCTAATTGCCATCATGCTCGGCGGTGAAAAGCTGATGCTGCGTGCGTTTGCAGCCATGGTTTACCCACTCGCCACCATACTGGCGTTTTTGTCGCTTTATCTCATCCCAAGTTGGCAACTGCCTTCTTTGGCTCTGCCTTCTGCCGGCGATTTTCTACAAACGGTCTGGTTAGCCGTGCCTGTGGTGATCTTCTCATTTAGCCATGCCGCAGCCATTTCCAGCTTCGTTGGCGTGCAAAAACGCCATTACGGCGAGCAGGCGAATGGTAAATCAGAACAGATTCTTCAGCGTACCAGCATCATGTTGATTGCTTTTGTACTGCTGTTTGTTTTCTCCTGCGTGCTCTCTTTAAGCCCAGAGCAATTGGCGCAAGCAAAAGCGCAAAATGTGTCGGTACTTTCTTATTTAGCCAACGCAACGGAGAACCCATTTATTGCGACTTTTGGTCCTCTGGTTGCCTTTATCGCCATTACGTCGTCATTCCTTGGCCATTTTTTAGGTGCACGAGAAAGCCTTAACGGATTGCTAACCAAGCACACATCAATGCCTATTCAACGCGCCGATAAAATGACCATCGTCAGCTTGTTTATCTCAATTTGGATTGCGGCGGTGATCAACCCGAGCATTCTCGGCATGATGGAAACCTTATCTGGCCCAGTCATCGCTATGATCCTGTTTATCATGCCGGTTTACGCCATTTACCGAGTTGATTCATTAAAAATATATCGTGGTAAAGCCACGACTGTGTTTGTTTTGCTGACAGGGCTACTGGCCGTTTCTGCGTTGCTGTTCGCGATTGTCTAA
- a CDS encoding metallophosphoesterase produces MEFMHRFIDGSRYQRIFVIGDIHGKLALLQDTLKRVDFHGERDLLISVGDLIDRGPDSVGVLDYYQAHHWFEAVMGNHEWMMVNALDAQNKLEHSEKEAYFIKIWHRNGCEWSQNLTDADKRRLRDTVAQLPSVITVELEDGRRFGISHAQPHSLDWNEMIDWQGDMWDNPSVDLGKNAHCGRRATSDCQC; encoded by the coding sequence ATGGAATTTATGCATCGGTTTATCGATGGAAGCCGATATCAACGGATTTTTGTGATTGGTGATATCCACGGCAAATTGGCCTTGTTGCAGGACACACTAAAACGAGTGGATTTTCACGGTGAACGTGATCTGTTGATCTCTGTCGGTGATCTGATTGATCGCGGCCCCGACTCGGTTGGCGTCTTGGATTACTATCAAGCGCATCATTGGTTTGAAGCGGTGATGGGAAACCATGAATGGATGATGGTCAACGCGTTGGATGCACAAAACAAATTGGAGCATTCAGAGAAGGAAGCGTACTTCATTAAAATATGGCATCGAAATGGCTGTGAATGGTCACAAAATCTAACCGATGCTGATAAACGGAGGTTGCGGGATACGGTTGCCCAACTGCCAAGTGTGATTACGGTGGAGTTGGAAGATGGCCGCCGCTTTGGCATTTCACATGCTCAGCCCCACTCACTAGATTGGAACGAAATGATCGATTGGCAAGGAGATATGTGGGACAACCCCTCGGTGGATTTGGGGAAGAACGCGCATTGCGGAAGAAGAGCCACAAGCGATTGCCAATGTTGA
- a CDS encoding methyl-accepting chemotaxis protein, giving the protein MTLGFKSRIYTSVALLVALSLGILGTLNIISLKEKMVASLVSETQNKLNYHVDELQHAIAIQLKAVEVGSKHFNASLSDEQNVNLVRLLAESAGISNIIMAYEDGRSYMSLHASGITTEEQNFSQRDWYRMAKGSQGVKLTDIYIDKITGEKVVSAIMPVYNGSEFQGVLLGDIPLAAIIKMVSNMRFAGGAATLTDKNAVFFASDDPNDIGKTPSQVSPVFSDMERAFFNQQQGHLQFPYLGIEFDGYFQRVNLTQDQYWTLMVFVDQDTALAGVREAQNEAVVTGVILLLVSAVVMVLTLEHAYKPLLKLKKAVLGLSKGSGDLTARLTVEGGDDLAQISEGFNRFVQSLQGMMLQVSEASQNISSNIVQLNQTAVENEKVLITHSAETDQVVTAITEMSESARSVAENVTQSNRITEGASKEAKQSLEIVNNAVSTVSALVNDVEEMSDRIVSMNQDANKISEVLNVIGEISEQTNLLALNAAIEAARAGEQGRGFAVVADEVRALAARTQNSTTEISEMLSKLLDGTSSVVASMERTKQQCQSTASKTSEVSNSLNLMSGSVRDIDDVSTQIAAATEEQSTVAAELSRNMLAIRDIVTNLVASGRQTVAATESLADSNHELDKLVSNFKLQ; this is encoded by the coding sequence ATGACTTTAGGCTTCAAATCTCGTATCTACACGAGCGTTGCTTTATTGGTGGCGCTGTCATTAGGAATATTAGGCACGCTAAACATCATTTCGCTCAAAGAAAAGATGGTGGCGTCGTTGGTCTCTGAAACACAAAACAAGCTCAATTATCACGTTGATGAACTGCAACATGCGATTGCTATTCAGCTCAAAGCGGTAGAGGTCGGGTCCAAACATTTTAACGCCTCATTAAGCGACGAGCAGAATGTCAATTTGGTGCGCTTATTGGCAGAAAGTGCAGGCATCTCCAATATTATTATGGCGTATGAGGACGGACGCTCTTATATGTCTCTCCATGCCAGTGGTATCACCACTGAGGAGCAAAATTTCTCTCAGCGTGATTGGTATCGAATGGCGAAAGGCAGCCAAGGAGTCAAGCTCACCGATATTTACATTGACAAAATCACTGGGGAAAAGGTGGTTAGCGCCATCATGCCTGTTTATAACGGCAGTGAGTTCCAAGGAGTATTGCTGGGCGATATTCCGCTAGCGGCAATCATCAAAATGGTCAGCAATATGCGATTTGCTGGTGGGGCCGCCACCTTAACCGACAAAAATGCGGTCTTTTTTGCCAGTGACGATCCCAATGACATCGGTAAAACCCCGTCGCAAGTGAGCCCTGTGTTCAGCGATATGGAGCGCGCGTTTTTTAATCAGCAGCAGGGGCATTTGCAATTTCCCTATCTGGGCATTGAGTTTGATGGCTACTTCCAACGCGTCAATTTAACCCAAGATCAATATTGGACCTTGATGGTGTTTGTCGATCAGGACACCGCGTTGGCGGGAGTACGAGAAGCGCAAAATGAAGCGGTCGTGACAGGGGTGATCTTACTGCTGGTCAGTGCGGTGGTGATGGTGTTAACACTGGAGCATGCTTATAAACCATTGCTCAAATTGAAAAAAGCCGTACTAGGACTATCAAAAGGTTCTGGCGATTTAACCGCGAGACTGACGGTTGAAGGGGGAGATGACCTTGCGCAGATCAGTGAAGGTTTCAACCGCTTTGTGCAGAGCTTACAGGGCATGATGTTGCAAGTGTCTGAAGCAAGCCAAAATATTTCCTCTAACATTGTGCAGCTCAATCAAACGGCGGTGGAAAACGAAAAAGTGTTGATCACCCATTCAGCAGAAACCGATCAGGTGGTAACGGCAATTACCGAGATGAGCGAAAGTGCGCGCTCAGTGGCGGAGAACGTCACTCAGTCGAATAGAATTACCGAAGGAGCGAGTAAAGAAGCCAAGCAATCTCTAGAGATCGTCAACAACGCGGTGAGCACAGTCAGCGCCTTGGTCAACGATGTGGAGGAGATGTCCGATCGCATTGTCAGCATGAACCAAGACGCCAATAAAATCAGTGAAGTGCTGAACGTGATTGGTGAGATTTCTGAGCAAACCAATTTGCTGGCATTGAACGCCGCAATTGAAGCGGCACGTGCTGGTGAGCAGGGCCGTGGATTTGCCGTTGTCGCCGATGAGGTGCGCGCTTTGGCTGCGAGAACGCAGAACAGCACCACAGAAATTTCAGAAATGTTGTCAAAATTGCTTGATGGCACCTCTAGTGTGGTGGCATCAATGGAACGCACCAAACAGCAATGCCAATCAACTGCCAGCAAGACGTCGGAAGTTTCCAACAGTCTCAACTTAATGAGCGGTTCTGTACGAGATATTGATGATGTCAGTACGCAAATTGCCGCAGCGACGGAAGAGCAAAGCACCGTGGCGGCTGAGCTAAGTCGCAATATGCTGGCCATTCGAGATATTGTCACCAATCTGGTGGCAAGTGGCCGTCAAACGGTTGCTGCGACGGAGTCGTTGGCCGATTCTAACCACGAACTCGATAAACTCGTGTCCAATTTCAAACTGCAGTAA
- a CDS encoding pyridoxal phosphate-dependent decarboxylase family protein has translation MTKLMVHAWLEKQNNQISQHFAYCHQKLVKQFFSRDPNLWPIYKIKQVAELVGHKRNLTMPTNPILSKRLAADSYIPHASSQVIKPFEPLALFAAGHSKNWDDPSAVENVISTPSDPAIHGALLATIANPNLVYSEYAGRATELESVVVRQIANLVGYDDQKATGLFTQGGTFCNLYGYLLGLRKCFPDSATTGIGDKKLAFINSQAGHYSNVTNLSLLGVDIGKQLLRIKVNENNQIDLNDLTKQFEYCIRHDIIVPTILLTFGTTDTFAIDDVAAVYLLRERLCRQYGLNYRPHIHVDAAVGWTLLFFKEYAFERNELAINTATLEGLEVTNSLVKGLRYADSITIDFQKWGYVPYTSSLILVKDRQDMQALQHDADYFSYFEAQQRNQTHLQSTIECSRSAVGVFSAYSALESIGIEGYQMLIAHGLQNANYLRCLLSKLRNCKVVSGSNQGPCVTFRLYPPEMEESAQALFYRERRLIRQKAYMESLVSSATYHRNNFLARKGRYLKTNWVDSIARTDYNEAGHCLFLPGEKAVFLNPNTQRRSIELFVANLNAT, from the coding sequence ATGACGAAATTAATGGTTCATGCTTGGCTAGAGAAACAAAATAACCAGATATCGCAGCATTTTGCCTATTGTCACCAAAAACTGGTCAAGCAGTTCTTTTCCCGCGATCCCAATTTGTGGCCGATTTACAAAATCAAGCAAGTGGCTGAACTGGTTGGGCATAAACGTAATCTCACCATGCCAACCAATCCGATTTTGTCCAAACGGCTGGCGGCAGACAGTTACATTCCACACGCTTCCAGCCAAGTGATAAAGCCGTTCGAGCCGTTAGCACTTTTTGCGGCTGGACACAGTAAAAACTGGGATGATCCAAGCGCAGTGGAAAACGTCATTTCAACGCCGAGCGATCCTGCCATTCATGGTGCGCTGTTGGCCACCATCGCAAATCCCAATTTGGTTTACAGCGAGTACGCTGGGCGGGCCACCGAATTAGAAAGTGTCGTGGTGCGGCAAATTGCAAACCTAGTGGGATACGATGACCAAAAAGCCACAGGACTTTTCACGCAAGGTGGGACGTTTTGCAATCTCTACGGTTATCTACTTGGGTTACGAAAGTGTTTCCCTGATTCAGCCACAACGGGTATTGGGGATAAGAAACTGGCGTTTATCAATTCCCAAGCGGGGCACTACTCCAACGTCACCAATCTTTCACTGCTTGGTGTAGATATAGGTAAACAACTGCTTCGCATCAAGGTGAATGAAAACAACCAAATTGACCTCAATGATCTGACCAAGCAATTTGAGTATTGCATCCGCCATGACATCATCGTCCCGACGATTTTGTTGACCTTTGGTACCACCGATACTTTTGCCATAGACGACGTGGCTGCTGTTTACCTGCTACGAGAGCGCTTATGTCGCCAGTATGGTTTGAACTATCGGCCACACATTCATGTCGATGCTGCCGTCGGTTGGACACTGCTCTTTTTTAAAGAATATGCTTTTGAGCGGAATGAATTGGCGATCAATACCGCGACCTTAGAAGGGTTAGAAGTCACCAACTCTTTAGTCAAGGGTCTGCGCTACGCCGATTCCATCACCATTGATTTTCAGAAGTGGGGCTATGTCCCTTACACCTCCAGTTTGATTTTGGTGAAAGATCGTCAGGATATGCAGGCGTTACAACACGATGCAGACTATTTCTCCTATTTCGAAGCGCAACAACGGAATCAAACGCATCTTCAATCCACCATCGAATGTTCCCGCAGTGCAGTGGGGGTATTTTCCGCTTATTCTGCGTTAGAAAGTATTGGAATTGAAGGCTATCAAATGCTGATCGCACACGGCTTGCAGAACGCCAATTACCTGCGCTGTTTGCTCTCTAAATTACGCAATTGCAAAGTGGTCTCCGGCAGCAATCAAGGCCCTTGTGTCACTTTTCGTCTCTATCCGCCAGAGATGGAAGAGAGTGCGCAAGCGCTGTTTTACCGAGAGCGACGGCTTATCAGGCAAAAGGCGTATATGGAAAGTCTCGTCAGCAGCGCGACCTACCATCGCAACAACTTCTTAGCAAGAAAAGGTCGCTATTTGAAAACCAATTGGGTCGATTCGATTGCCAGAACCGATTACAACGAAGCAGGGCATTGCCTTTTTCTACCCGGCGAAAAAGCGGTGTTCCTTAACCCCAACACACAGCGGCGAAGCATTGAGCTGTTTGTGGCCAATTTGAATGCCACTTAG
- the gbpA gene encoding N-acetylglucosamine-binding protein GbpA, which produces MKKQPQKTLLAIALSVVSGTAMSHGYVSAVENGVAEARVTLCKFAASTGEKNTNCGAIQYEPQSVEGPDGFPASGPRDGKIASAESALANALDEQTADRWVKRPIQAGAQNFEWTFTANHVTKDWKYYITKPDWNPNQPLARASFDLTPFCVVDGGMVQPPKRVSHTCNVPEREGYQVILAVWDVGDTAASFYNVIDVKFDGDGPALPDWQQGGQIIPTMNLNVGDTVFTRVFDLAGENPAYTTELAIDSDALTVANNWSHALAVKINQTQSEIAAGQLNEQNQFVPVYGTNPIFLKSGSNLQRVEIGYKIETPAPEYDVTLSGLASEYQIGDAPVTLDLGLQATGDITTELTIYNHHKEPLAFETVAMTDGENKAVSMTLSKSEAGHHMLVTKVLDKDGTLQKQQTSDFMLTETQTPPPSDDYDFVFPDGLSSYTADTKVLASDGAIYQCKPFPYSGYCVQWTPTATQYQPGTGSHWQMAWDKL; this is translated from the coding sequence ATGAAAAAACAACCGCAAAAAACCTTACTGGCCATTGCTCTATCCGTCGTAAGCGGAACCGCAATGAGCCATGGTTATGTTTCTGCAGTGGAAAATGGTGTCGCAGAAGCTCGTGTGACACTGTGTAAGTTCGCTGCGTCAACTGGAGAGAAAAACACCAACTGTGGCGCAATTCAATATGAACCGCAAAGCGTTGAAGGGCCAGATGGCTTCCCCGCGTCCGGTCCGCGTGATGGCAAAATTGCCAGCGCCGAGAGCGCGTTAGCCAACGCACTTGATGAGCAAACCGCAGACCGCTGGGTAAAACGCCCGATTCAAGCCGGTGCGCAAAACTTTGAGTGGACCTTTACCGCCAATCACGTGACCAAAGATTGGAAATATTACATCACCAAACCAGATTGGAATCCAAATCAACCACTTGCCCGCGCCTCATTCGATCTCACCCCTTTCTGCGTCGTGGACGGTGGCATGGTTCAACCGCCGAAGCGCGTTAGCCACACATGTAATGTACCTGAACGCGAAGGTTACCAAGTGATTTTGGCGGTTTGGGATGTGGGTGACACCGCCGCCTCTTTCTACAATGTCATTGATGTCAAATTCGATGGCGATGGCCCTGCTCTGCCAGATTGGCAACAAGGCGGCCAGATCATTCCAACCATGAACCTCAATGTCGGTGACACCGTCTTTACACGCGTATTTGATCTCGCGGGGGAGAATCCAGCCTACACGACAGAACTGGCGATCGACAGCGACGCGTTGACGGTAGCAAACAATTGGTCACACGCTCTAGCGGTGAAAATTAACCAAACCCAAAGCGAGATCGCAGCAGGCCAGCTCAACGAGCAAAATCAGTTCGTTCCGGTTTATGGTACTAACCCAATTTTCCTTAAGTCTGGCAGCAACCTGCAGCGTGTCGAGATCGGCTACAAAATTGAAACGCCTGCACCTGAGTACGACGTCACCCTATCGGGTTTGGCCTCTGAGTATCAAATTGGTGATGCGCCTGTAACGCTCGATTTAGGCTTACAAGCAACTGGCGATATTACGACGGAACTGACCATCTATAACCACCACAAAGAGCCGCTTGCTTTTGAAACGGTTGCAATGACAGACGGTGAGAACAAAGCGGTCAGCATGACATTAAGCAAATCAGAAGCAGGCCACCATATGTTGGTAACCAAAGTCCTAGACAAAGACGGCACGCTGCAAAAGCAGCAAACGTCTGACTTCATGCTGACGGAAACGCAAACACCACCGCCAAGTGATGATTACGACTTTGTCTTTCCAGATGGCTTGAGCTCATACACGGCGGACACCAAAGTGCTCGCCAGCGACGGTGCGATCTACCAATGTAAGCCATTCCCATACTCTGGTTACTGTGTTCAATGGACACCAACCGCAACTCAATACCAGCCGGGTACTGGCTCACACTGGCAAATGGCGTGGGACAAACTGTAA
- the rarD gene encoding EamA family transporter RarD, with product MKTTSYGNIMAAISFLIWGLTPIYYRLMPSAQMDELLAMRVIASVPVGLVLVYFITGKLPEFRRVWHDKRSLLYTLIAALLMCISWSTFTWALTNDRVIDASLGFFISPLMMVALGVLVLKETLSQGKKLAIIFAALGLGYQIVHYGEIPYVALTMGVFFTLYGFCKKKIAYDWSTTLFFEALLLAPVASIYMAMKYAQGDAVSLSSDLSTLLLYLGSGPVTIAPLIFYSIAIRYTNMTNIGLMQYIEPTLQFLLAVFIFAEYFDQVKMVSFGLIWFGLLLTIAETLANRAKRRSIRLM from the coding sequence ATGAAAACCACCAGCTATGGCAATATCATGGCGGCCATCTCTTTTCTTATTTGGGGCCTGACACCAATCTATTACCGTTTGATGCCGTCTGCTCAAATGGATGAGCTGTTGGCCATGCGCGTCATTGCTTCTGTCCCTGTCGGCTTGGTGCTTGTGTACTTTATTACAGGCAAGTTGCCTGAATTTCGTCGAGTGTGGCACGACAAGCGATCGCTACTTTATACCCTGATCGCCGCGTTGCTGATGTGTATCTCTTGGTCCACCTTCACTTGGGCGCTGACCAATGATCGCGTGATTGATGCCAGCCTTGGTTTTTTCATTAGCCCGTTAATGATGGTGGCGCTTGGTGTGTTGGTGCTCAAAGAAACGCTCTCTCAGGGTAAAAAGCTGGCGATCATTTTTGCCGCTTTAGGGCTGGGGTATCAAATTGTCCATTACGGTGAAATTCCGTACGTTGCATTAACCATGGGGGTATTTTTTACCCTCTACGGTTTTTGTAAAAAGAAAATAGCCTACGATTGGAGCACGACATTATTTTTTGAAGCATTGCTGCTTGCTCCTGTGGCCTCCATTTATATGGCGATGAAATACGCGCAAGGCGACGCGGTTTCTCTTTCCTCCGATCTTTCAACGCTTTTATTATATTTGGGTAGCGGACCTGTCACCATCGCGCCCCTTATTTTTTATTCCATTGCTATTCGTTATACCAATATGACGAACATTGGCCTGATGCAATATATTGAGCCAACGTTACAGTTTCTCCTCGCCGTGTTTATTTTTGCTGAGTATTTCGATCAAGTGAAAATGGTGAGCTTTGGCTTGATTTGGTTTGGCTTACTGTTGACGATTGCAGAGACATTGGCAAACAGAGCCAAACGCCGCTCTATTCGCTTAATGTGA
- a CDS encoding START domain-containing protein, translated as MKRIILLLSLCLFLFNPATLASPQQGWIFDSSDNGITIHYREHTDGLVEIRAQMFFPTSYAAFLKLLEDTDNVPNWIDNVAHSHVVQQLSPRENIVYTQFSAPWPAQNRDMLTYSKYSLDEAGFTLQISDAPETAFPRDPDYIRITQVKAIWVLNKLTNDTTHIEYTAFANPGGALPDWLVNKLAKESARATFEGLREQLPRFQHLRHPHISE; from the coding sequence ATGAAACGGATAATTCTACTGCTAAGCCTTTGTTTATTTCTATTCAACCCTGCAACTTTGGCATCACCACAGCAAGGTTGGATTTTTGACTCCAGCGACAATGGTATCACCATCCATTATCGTGAGCACACAGATGGCTTGGTGGAGATTCGTGCGCAAATGTTTTTCCCCACCAGCTATGCCGCGTTTTTGAAATTACTGGAAGACACTGACAACGTGCCTAACTGGATTGACAATGTTGCTCACAGCCATGTCGTGCAACAGTTATCACCGCGAGAAAACATCGTTTACACCCAATTTTCTGCGCCCTGGCCTGCACAAAATCGCGATATGCTGACTTATTCAAAGTACAGCCTAGATGAAGCCGGATTCACCTTGCAGATCAGCGATGCACCTGAGACCGCTTTCCCTCGGGATCCTGACTACATTCGCATCACACAAGTCAAAGCGATCTGGGTGCTGAATAAGCTCACCAACGACACCACTCACATTGAATACACCGCGTTTGCAAATCCTGGCGGCGCCCTACCCGATTGGTTGGTGAACAAGCTGGCCAAAGAAAGTGCACGCGCCACCTTTGAAGGCTTACGTGAGCAGTTACCGCGTTTTCAACACCTTCGGCATCCACACATTTCTGAGTAG
- the yqfB gene encoding N(4)-acetylcytidine aminohydrolase, producing MTAPTKMTFFSRFEADILAGKKTITIRDESEKDYQPGTTVEVSTLEEGRVFCQLKILSVEPIAFSALNEFHAEQENMTLETLKEVIQEIYPGIEQLYVIQYQRV from the coding sequence ATGACAGCACCAACCAAAATGACTTTTTTCTCACGTTTTGAAGCAGACATTCTTGCAGGCAAGAAAACCATCACAATTCGCGACGAGTCAGAAAAGGACTATCAACCAGGAACCACCGTTGAAGTCTCAACACTAGAGGAAGGGCGTGTTTTCTGCCAACTGAAAATCTTAAGCGTGGAACCTATAGCGTTCTCGGCGTTGAACGAGTTTCATGCAGAGCAAGAAAACATGACGCTGGAAACGTTGAAAGAAGTCATTCAAGAAATTTACCCTGGGATAGAGCAGTTGTACGTCATCCAATATCAGCGAGTATAG
- a CDS encoding phosphatase PAP2 family protein, translating into MKRCCLTTLTAGALCAAPVYAQGSKGWETFSDIGAYGLVATAAAVPLYKDDWQGFWQAGLSIGTASAVGLLGKVTIEEERPDKSGFDSFPSNHTANAFASATTLQIRYGWQAGLPAYTIATLVGVGRVEAKRHYWRDVIAGAALGTLSAWIFTDAYDENIQVLPWVSHDGAGIHIAYQF; encoded by the coding sequence ATGAAACGTTGCTGTTTAACAACGCTTACTGCAGGCGCATTATGTGCTGCGCCTGTTTATGCTCAAGGTTCTAAAGGGTGGGAGACGTTTAGTGACATCGGAGCGTACGGCTTGGTCGCCACCGCAGCGGCAGTACCACTCTATAAAGACGATTGGCAAGGCTTTTGGCAAGCAGGGTTGAGTATTGGCACCGCGTCTGCCGTCGGTCTATTGGGAAAAGTGACCATTGAAGAAGAAAGGCCGGATAAATCAGGTTTTGATAGCTTTCCCTCTAATCATACCGCCAATGCATTTGCTTCCGCGACGACGCTGCAAATTCGCTACGGTTGGCAGGCGGGTTTGCCTGCCTACACGATTGCAACCTTGGTTGGCGTGGGGAGAGTGGAGGCTAAGAGGCACTACTGGCGTGATGTGATCGCAGGTGCTGCTTTAGGCACGCTGTCAGCGTGGATCTTTACTGACGCCTACGATGAAAATATCCAAGTGCTGCCATGGGTGAGCCATGATGGCGCAGGTATCCATATTGCTTATCAGTTCTAA